One Antennarius striatus isolate MH-2024 chromosome 17, ASM4005453v1, whole genome shotgun sequence genomic window carries:
- the LOC137610843 gene encoding peptidase M20 domain-containing protein 2-like: MERSERMRDAIQSCIDARKDDLNALSQDIWNRPELSGEEVQAHDRLVRFFSQEKTWAVERHYKLPTAFRATWEAVGDVEGESVLNVAFLCEYDALPGIGHACGHNLIAEVGAAAALGMKAALEGQTELPVPVKITVLGTPAEESRGGKVDLINVGAFDDIDLVFMAHPTQEDVPFLPFLAIQAVTVKYHGKACHASAYPWKGVNALDAAVLAYNNLSVLRQQLSPDWRLHGIIKHGGEMPNIIPAYTELEFYLRTPQAEELCDLKAKAEACFRAAAVATGCEVEIIFTENAYYDILPNDTLASLYEKNAKALGIQFSEMPVKLLGSTDFGNVSYVVPGIHPLFFIGTDALNHTEEYTKAAGAEKAQLFTLRVAKALAMTAVDVFCSPTLLKQVREDFKLAKLKQKK, encoded by the exons ATGGAGAGGTCAGAGCGCATGAGAGACGCGATCCAGTCGTGTATCGACGCGCGTAAAGATGATCTGAACGCGTTGAGTCAGGATATATGGAACCGACCCGAACTGTCCGGGGAGGAGGTGCAGGCGCACGACAGGCTGGTCCGCTTCTTCTCCCAGGAAAAGACGTGGGCGGTAGAAAGACACTACAAACTCCCGACCGCCTTCCGAGCCACCTGGGAAGCGGTGGGTGACGTGGAGGGAGAGTCGGTGCTGAACGTGGCGTTCCTGTGCGAGTACGACGCGCTTCCCGGGATCGGGCATGCGTGCGGACACAACCTGATCGCTGAGGTGGGGGCTGCGGCCGCCCTGGGGATGAAGGCTGCTCTGGAAGGCCAGACTGAACTCCCCGTGCCAGTGAAG ATTACTGTTCTGGGAACTCCTGCAGAAGAAAGTAGAGGAGGAAAAGTTGACCTGATCAACGTGGGAGCCTTTGATGATATCGACCTAGTCTTCATGGCTCACCCCACCCAGGAGGATGTTCCATTCCTGCCTTTCCTTGCAATCCAAGC AGTGACTGTCAAGTACCATGGGAAGGCTTGTCATGCTTCTGCATATCCTTGGAAGGGAGTGAATGCCCTGGATGCTGCGGTGCTGGCCTATAACAACCTGTCTGTACTcagacagcagctcagtccagATTGGAGGCTTCACg GTATCATCAAACATGGAGGGGAGATGCCCAACATCATCCCAGCCTACACTGAGCTCGAGTTTTATTTGCGTACACCACAGGCAGAGGAACTTTGTGACCTGAAAGCAAAAGCTGAGGCTTGTTTCAGggctgctgctgttgccacCGGATGTGAA gTGGAGATAATCTTCACAGAAAATGCCTACTATGACATTTTGCCTAATGACACACTAGCGAGCCTCTATGAAAAGAATGCAAAAGCTTTGGGAATTCAGTTTTCAGAGATGCCTGTCAAACTCTTAG GCTCCACAGACTTTGGCAACGTATCATACGTCGTCCCTGGTATCCATCCTCTCTTCTTCATCGGCACAGACGCTCTAAACCACACTGAGGAATACACCAAAGCAGCAG GAGCTGAAAAGGCCCAGTTGTTCACCCTGAGGGTAGCCAAAGCGCTGGCGATGACAGCTGTGGATGTATTTTGCAGTCCTACTCTATTGAAACAAGTGAGAGAAGACTTCAAGCTGGCcaaactgaaacagaaaaaatga